Within Bremerella sp. JC817, the genomic segment ATTTCTGGCAAACATGAGCCACGAGATCCGTACGCCGCTGAATGCTGTGATCGGCATGGCCGAACTGCTTCTAGATACGTCGCTCACCCAGACGCAGCGGGACTATCTGAAGATGGTCCACGAGTCGGGTGAGTCGCTTTTGTCAGTCATCAACGACATCCTCGACTTCTCGAAGATCGAAGCCGGCAAGCTCGATTTGATCTCGAAGCCGTTCGACATTCGCGAAACGGTTGGCGATATGATGAAGCCGCTCGGGATCCGAGCCGGCAGCAACGGGCTGGAATTGACCTGCCATTTTGCCCCAGAAGTTCCTGCGGTGATCGAGGGAGATTCACATCGATTACGTCAGATTGTGGTGAACCTGGTTGGCAATGCGATCAAGTTCACCGAACAGGGCGAAATCGACTTCGACGTCTCGGTCGAATCGACCGATGGCGATAACGTGTTGCTTCACTTCCAGGTTCGCGATACCGGCATCGGTGTACCGGAAGACAAACTGAGCACCATCTTCGAGGCATTTGAACAAGCCGATTCCGGATCGACCCGGCACTATGGCGGTACCGGTCTGGGACTGGCGATCTGTGCTCGGCTCGTCGATTTGATGCGCGGCGAGATCTGGGTCGAGAGCGAGGTTGGCACTGGAAGCACATTCCACTTTAAAGCTCCCTTCCCGATCAATCGCGTTAGCCCAATCGGTCAGCCGCGATCGGCGGCACGCATCCAAGGCACGCATGTGCTGATCGTCGACGACAACGCCACCAATCGAACCATCCTCGACGAAATCGTTCGCAGTTGGGGAATGCGGGCCCAGTCAGCCGCGAACGCGGAACAGGGTCTGACCATGCTGAAGGAAGCCAAGTCAATCAACGATCCTTACGCGATCCTGCTGACCGATGTCGAAATGCCGGGACGCGATGGGCTCGATCTGATTACCTCGATGCGGGCGATCCCCAGTTTGGAGAAAACGCTGGCGATCGTGCTCAGTTCCTCTGATCGACCTTCGACGCGTGGCCGCGGCGAGAACCTCGACATCAGTGCCTTCCTGATGAAACCGGTGAAACAGTCTGAACTGTTCGACGCGATCATTGTCGCTTTGGGCGTCGCCGCGCCCGAGGACGATCACGAAGGATCGACCGCAAGTCGACTGCCTCGGATTCGTCCGTTGAATGTCCTGCTGGCCGAAGACAACCGAGCCAATCAAAGGCTGGCCATCGCGCTTCTGGAAAAATGGGGGCATACGGTCACCCTTGCCACCACCGGTAAAGAAGCGGTCCAGATGTGGGAAGCCAATACGTACGACTTGATCGTGATGGACGTACAAATGCCTGAAATGGACGGCCTTCAGGCGACGCAGACCATCCGCCAACACGAACAAACTCGGGGGGGACACATTCCGATCATTGCGATGACTGCTCATGCGCTGTCGGGCGATCGTGAGAAATGCCTTGCCGCCGGAATGGATGGCTATACGTCGAAGCCACTACGAATCCAGGAACTGCACGACGCTATTTCGCAGTTCTTTGCTTCTTCAGAGCCAGCCGCGGTGTCGCCGCCCGCCGCCAAGAGGCCGAGTTCGATGGATTGGTCGCATGCACTTCGGGCTTGCGATGGCGACAAAGACCTGTTATTCGACTTGTTGCATCTGTTTTTGGAAGAAACGCCAGAACTGCTCAGTCAGCTCGACCAGGCGATCGCCGGCAGGCAAAAGGACTCGATCTATCGAGCAGCCCACACAATTGTGGGCTCGCTGCGGATTATCGGGCCAACCGAAGCAGGCCAGATTGCAGTCGAGATCGAGAAACGTGCCCGCAGCGAGAACATCGAAGGAGTCGAAAAGCTTTCGCAAGAGTTGCGAGGTAGCCTGGACCACCTGCTATCATTGGCTGTCAACGTCGTTGAGGGCCGCGAGACGTTACCCTAAACCGCTACTGTAGGGGGATGCATGCGGCTGAACACGCATGTGTGCCAGTTATGACGTTTCCGCAATCTGTGCGGCCCCAAATTCAGGATCCACTTTCGCGAATGGGAATAAGATTCGCATAGATTGGGATCTACATTTCCTGGACGTGTTACAACCGTGAGGAACACGGAAACACGCTAGATTAGCGCGCACGATTAGCATCTTTTGTGGGCATCCCACGGGGACCCGCAGAATAAGACGGGAGAAGTATGCCAGAAGCGGAATGGGAACGGTTGTCCTCGGAAGCCCAGAGGGAAAAGGGTGCCAACTGGAGGCGTTGGGGACCCTACCTGGCGGAGCGTCAGTGGGGCACCGTTCGTGAGAGCACGGCCGAAAGCGATCCATGGTTGAATTTCACCCACGAGGAAGCCACCTGGCGAACCTATCGATGGGGCGAAGACGGCCTGTTGGGCATGTGCGACCGCCAGTGTCGCCTCTGCTTTGGCCTGGCCTTATGGAACGAGAACGATCCGATCTTGAAGGAACGTCTGTTCGGGCTGACCGGTCCGGAAGGGAACCACGGGGAAGACGTCAAGGAAGCGTATTACTACCTCGATTCGACTCCCACCCATTCGTACATGCGGGCCCTGTATAAGTACCCGCAAGCCGAGTTCCCTTACCAGCATCTTCGCGAAGAGAACGCCCGTCGATCGCGCCAAGAGCCAGAGTACGAGCTGACCGATACCGGCATCTTTGACGAGAAACGCTACTTCGACGTCCAAGCGGAGTACGCCAAAGCGACCGCTGAAGATGTCCTCATTCGCATCACCATTTCGAACCGTGGTCCGGAAGACGCCCCGCTGCATTTCCTACCCACCTGGTGGTTCCGCAATACTTGGGCCTGGGGACCAACGCTCGAGAAGCCAGAAAAGAAACCATCTCTCACCCTGGTCGGTCCAGACGAAGTTGAAGTCAAGCACGAGACCCTCGGACAATACCGCATCTACGTCGACGCCGGGCCCGATGGCGAGCAGCCAACATGGATGTTCACTGAAAACGAAACGAACACCTGGCGGTTTGAAGATCCCAACAGCCGGCGTCCTTCCTGCAAAGATGCTTTCCACCTGTCGGTGGTTGAAGAAGTCGATGGAGTCGTCAATCCAACACCATCCGGCACCAAGGCCGCTCCGCACTTCAAGTGTGTCGTTCCAGCCGGTCAGGCGGTGCAGTTCCGCTTACGTTTGGCTCCGATCGATGATCTGCCGGTGCAGCCATTCGGTGCCAGCTTCGATGATGCCTTCGATCAACGTATCGACGAAGCCAACCGCTACGCCAAGTCGCGTGTCGCACCAGGGCTTTCGGTCGAGGAACAAATGATCCTTCGCCAGGCCGATGCCGGTTTGCTGTGGACCAAGCAGTTTTATCACTACGTGATCCCGCGTTGGCTAGAAAGCAAAAACAATCCCAAGAAAGACCAGGCACATCCAATGCCAGGGCAACCAAGCCCTCGCAACGCGGACTGGGGGCACTTGTACAACCGCAACATCATCTCGATGCCGGACAAGTGGGAATATCCCTGGTATGCCGCGTGGGATTCGGCGTTCCACTTGATTCCGTTCGCCAAGATCGATCCGTTCTTCGCCAAGGATCAGGCCATTCTCTTTCTGCGAGAATGGTACATGCATCCCAACGGGCAACTGCCGGCGTACGAATGGAACTTCAGCGACGTCAATCCGCCGGTTCACGCTTGGGCCTGCTGGCGGGTCTATCAGATGACCGCCGCTGAAGGAATGCCAGACCGTGTCTTCCTGGAACGGGTCTTCCAGAAGCTGCTACTGAACTTCACCTGGTGGGTGAACCGCAAAGATATCCGTGGCAAGCATGTCTTTAGCGGTGGGTTCCTCGGGCTCGATAACATTGGGATCTTCGACCGCTCGAAACCGCTGCCGACGGGTGGCCACCTCGAACAAGCCGACGGTACGGCCTGGATGGCGTATTTCTGCAGCAGCATGCTGTCGATCGCCTTCGAGCTGGCCGATGGCAACCCTGCCTACGAAGATATGGCGTCCAAGTTCTTCGAGCACTACGTCTCGATCGCGGAAGCGATGAACTCGCTTGACGGTACCGGACTGTGGGACGAAGAAGATGGCTTCTATTACGATCACTTGCACCTCAACGGTCGCAGCATTCCGCTGAAGATTCGCTCGATCGTCGGGCTGATTCCTCTGCTAACGGTCGACGTGCTGTTCGATCGCACGATGGAGAAGCTACCTGAGTTCCGCAAGCGTATGGAATGGTTCCTGAAGTTCCGTCCTGAATTGGCCAAGTTCATGACCTACATGGAACACGAACCGAACGGCTCGGACGAAGGTCGCCGCCTACTCGCAATTCCAACGAAGGAACGCTTGCTGCGAATGCTGCGTTACCTTTTGGACGAAGACGAATTTCTCTCGGCGTACGGAATTCGCTCGCTGTCGAAATACCACGAGCAGCATCCGTTTGAATACGAACTCAACGGCGAGAAGCTGTGCGTCCAGTATCAGCCGGCTGAATCGGACAGCGGTTTGTTCGGGGGCAACTCGAACTGGCGTGGCCCGATCTGGTTCCCACTGAACTACCTGATCATCGAAGCACTCGAACGTTATCACCAGTTCTATGGCAACACGATGCGTGTCGAATGCCCTGCTCGCTCAGGCAAGTACATGAATCTGCAAGAGGTTGCCGACGAAATTCGGAAGCGTCTATCGAAGTTGTTCCTGGCCAATGCCGAAGGGGATCGACCGAGCTACTGCCGCAGCGATGTCCTGTTGAGCGATCCGAACTGGCGTGACCTGGTGTTGTTCTACGAGTACTTCGATGCCGAAACGGGCAAGGGTCTCGGGGCAAGCCACCAGACCGGTTGGACCGCGCTGATTTCGCCGATCCTCGATACGCTCGCCACGCGGCGTCATCACAACAAGACACCAAAGCAGCCTGTCGAACAGCCGATGCCGACCGAAGAGCACGTTTGAACCTCGTAGTCAGCATCAGAAACACCTTTCGGGGCAGGCCTTT encodes:
- a CDS encoding response regulator, with the translated sequence MPPSIRILLIEDSSDEAGQIQQFLSETEEQFSLAHVERLEDGLSHLRQGEVDVVLLDLDLPDSAGVATIQSVHSQFPRVPMVVLANRSDRELASRAIQEGAQDCLPKEQIDSGSLTRSIRYAIERTHRQLAESTLENSEARYRGLVDTLPVCVLQKDLDGRFIFANQAYSEFTGHVVADILGKTDFDLSPHDVAEKFREDDRKVAESGQQFRDIEENTTDGHTTWVEVIKSPIRDAQGTIVGTQAIFWDVTQRQMAIETLRNAKEAAEEANRAKSEFLANMSHEIRTPLNAVIGMAELLLDTSLTQTQRDYLKMVHESGESLLSVINDILDFSKIEAGKLDLISKPFDIRETVGDMMKPLGIRAGSNGLELTCHFAPEVPAVIEGDSHRLRQIVVNLVGNAIKFTEQGEIDFDVSVESTDGDNVLLHFQVRDTGIGVPEDKLSTIFEAFEQADSGSTRHYGGTGLGLAICARLVDLMRGEIWVESEVGTGSTFHFKAPFPINRVSPIGQPRSAARIQGTHVLIVDDNATNRTILDEIVRSWGMRAQSAANAEQGLTMLKEAKSINDPYAILLTDVEMPGRDGLDLITSMRAIPSLEKTLAIVLSSSDRPSTRGRGENLDISAFLMKPVKQSELFDAIIVALGVAAPEDDHEGSTASRLPRIRPLNVLLAEDNRANQRLAIALLEKWGHTVTLATTGKEAVQMWEANTYDLIVMDVQMPEMDGLQATQTIRQHEQTRGGHIPIIAMTAHALSGDREKCLAAGMDGYTSKPLRIQELHDAISQFFASSEPAAVSPPAAKRPSSMDWSHALRACDGDKDLLFDLLHLFLEETPELLSQLDQAIAGRQKDSIYRAAHTIVGSLRIIGPTEAGQIAVEIEKRARSENIEGVEKLSQELRGSLDHLLSLAVNVVEGRETLP
- a CDS encoding glucosidase; this encodes MPEAEWERLSSEAQREKGANWRRWGPYLAERQWGTVRESTAESDPWLNFTHEEATWRTYRWGEDGLLGMCDRQCRLCFGLALWNENDPILKERLFGLTGPEGNHGEDVKEAYYYLDSTPTHSYMRALYKYPQAEFPYQHLREENARRSRQEPEYELTDTGIFDEKRYFDVQAEYAKATAEDVLIRITISNRGPEDAPLHFLPTWWFRNTWAWGPTLEKPEKKPSLTLVGPDEVEVKHETLGQYRIYVDAGPDGEQPTWMFTENETNTWRFEDPNSRRPSCKDAFHLSVVEEVDGVVNPTPSGTKAAPHFKCVVPAGQAVQFRLRLAPIDDLPVQPFGASFDDAFDQRIDEANRYAKSRVAPGLSVEEQMILRQADAGLLWTKQFYHYVIPRWLESKNNPKKDQAHPMPGQPSPRNADWGHLYNRNIISMPDKWEYPWYAAWDSAFHLIPFAKIDPFFAKDQAILFLREWYMHPNGQLPAYEWNFSDVNPPVHAWACWRVYQMTAAEGMPDRVFLERVFQKLLLNFTWWVNRKDIRGKHVFSGGFLGLDNIGIFDRSKPLPTGGHLEQADGTAWMAYFCSSMLSIAFELADGNPAYEDMASKFFEHYVSIAEAMNSLDGTGLWDEEDGFYYDHLHLNGRSIPLKIRSIVGLIPLLTVDVLFDRTMEKLPEFRKRMEWFLKFRPELAKFMTYMEHEPNGSDEGRRLLAIPTKERLLRMLRYLLDEDEFLSAYGIRSLSKYHEQHPFEYELNGEKLCVQYQPAESDSGLFGGNSNWRGPIWFPLNYLIIEALERYHQFYGNTMRVECPARSGKYMNLQEVADEIRKRLSKLFLANAEGDRPSYCRSDVLLSDPNWRDLVLFYEYFDAETGKGLGASHQTGWTALISPILDTLATRRHHNKTPKQPVEQPMPTEEHV